A region of Pseudomonas marginalis DNA encodes the following proteins:
- a CDS encoding DUF6602 domain-containing protein, with the protein MPSQTKNINIKEIFRLISKQIKVEYEELASQIPHYGERGEGREEVVKNLLKKYLPERFGVSTGFVMDINGAISQQSDIIIFDRFVAPKFKIAGDKYVYPCESVVAVGEVKSFMDKIELKDALTKLTKIRQLDRSANNKNKTRLGYHFKNNHSLISPKNNNCDSIWTFIFCSDSPKLDTVTTNLANELKSLEKHLWPNMACILNKGIISYYSHSGLTTDPREAVGLYYSTEDESEYSLLKWFMLLCNDICDNQITTIDSINYLRSPNTKNIKHQL; encoded by the coding sequence ATGCCAAGCCAGACAAAGAACATAAATATTAAAGAAATATTCAGACTGATATCAAAACAAATCAAAGTCGAATATGAAGAACTTGCCTCCCAGATCCCCCACTACGGAGAGCGCGGCGAGGGTCGCGAAGAAGTTGTAAAAAACTTACTAAAAAAATATCTTCCAGAGAGATTCGGGGTCAGCACAGGCTTTGTAATGGACATTAATGGGGCCATCTCCCAACAGTCTGACATAATAATATTTGACCGTTTTGTAGCGCCAAAATTTAAAATTGCAGGTGACAAATATGTATACCCATGCGAATCCGTTGTTGCTGTTGGAGAAGTCAAAAGCTTCATGGACAAAATCGAATTAAAAGATGCACTGACCAAGCTAACAAAAATACGACAACTCGACAGATCCGCAAACAACAAAAATAAAACCCGCCTTGGATACCACTTCAAAAACAATCACTCACTGATCTCACCAAAAAACAACAACTGCGACTCAATATGGACCTTCATATTCTGCTCAGACAGCCCAAAGCTAGATACAGTTACAACCAACCTAGCCAATGAACTAAAGTCATTAGAAAAGCATCTCTGGCCCAACATGGCATGCATTTTAAACAAGGGAATCATATCCTACTACTCACACTCTGGTTTAACAACAGACCCCAGAGAAGCTGTCGGCCTGTACTACAGCACTGAAGACGAATCAGAATACTCACTACTTAAATGGTTCATGCTCTTATGCAATGACATTTGCGACAACCAAATAACTACAATCGATTCAATAAACTACCTTAGATCACCAAACACAAAAAACATAAAACACCAACTATAA
- a CDS encoding tetratricopeptide repeat protein has protein sequence MNTRWLALIACSALLTGCAGMQNPQKANLAHCANQLKASKAENYPLVLQEGDLCLQKATLPASLHSLIYAVQADAYLNLKRFPEALAAKEKSMQLVVKPEPRAYLDLSAMYRAAGNPKKALELVQFNLDNGMGEAGKGAGFNMPTYYHLGLALTDLGQYREAAEAFSTGLQRQPDYAWAYYARGIAYDHLGNREDAKADFMKFSQIVDKKYLEQENKAKLAEYRISMP, from the coding sequence ATGAATACTCGCTGGCTCGCACTGATTGCCTGCTCCGCCCTCCTCACCGGTTGTGCAGGGATGCAGAACCCGCAAAAAGCCAACCTTGCCCACTGCGCTAATCAGTTAAAGGCGTCCAAAGCCGAAAACTACCCCTTGGTGCTGCAGGAAGGTGATCTATGCCTGCAGAAAGCTACGCTGCCTGCCTCGCTGCATAGTTTGATTTATGCGGTGCAGGCCGACGCCTACCTCAACCTCAAGCGCTTTCCCGAAGCCTTGGCCGCCAAGGAGAAATCCATGCAACTGGTGGTCAAGCCTGAGCCGCGCGCCTACCTGGACTTGAGCGCCATGTATCGCGCCGCTGGTAACCCGAAAAAAGCCCTTGAGCTCGTGCAGTTCAACCTTGACAACGGAATGGGAGAAGCAGGAAAGGGGGCCGGCTTCAATATGCCGACCTACTATCATCTGGGCCTCGCACTGACAGACCTGGGTCAGTACCGGGAGGCCGCCGAAGCATTCAGTACCGGCCTTCAGCGCCAGCCGGACTACGCCTGGGCCTATTATGCGCGCGGGATCGCGTACGACCATTTGGGCAACAGGGAAGACGCCAAGGCCGACTTCATGAAGTTCTCGCAGATCGTCGACAAGAAGTACCTGGAGCAGGAGAACAAGGCCAAGCTCGCCGAATACAGGATTTCCATGCCGTAA
- a CDS encoding DUF6691 family protein: protein MRKFMALMAGLIFGLGLHLSGMTNPEKVLAFLDLAGDWDPSLALVMLGALVVSSVPFYVVRHRQVSLLGAPIQMPTQRTLDRRLVLGSLVFGMGWAIAGLCPGPAVALLLTGQWQVLVFTLAMVTGMLVFAGIESRRRG, encoded by the coding sequence ATGCGCAAATTCATGGCATTGATGGCCGGTCTGATCTTCGGCCTGGGACTGCATCTCAGCGGCATGACCAACCCGGAGAAGGTGCTCGCGTTCCTCGATCTCGCCGGCGATTGGGACCCTTCATTGGCCCTGGTCATGCTCGGCGCCCTGGTGGTGAGCAGCGTGCCCTTTTACGTCGTAAGGCATCGTCAGGTTTCGCTGCTGGGCGCACCGATCCAGATGCCGACGCAACGCACCCTCGACCGCCGCCTCGTGCTGGGCAGCCTGGTGTTCGGCATGGGGTGGGCGATTGCGGGGTTGTGCCCCGGACCGGCAGTGGCATTGCTGTTGACGGGGCAATGGCAGGTGCTGGTGTTCACGCTGGCGATGGTGACGGGCATGCTGGTTTTTGCGGGGATTGAATCGCGCAGGCGGGGTTGA
- a CDS encoding cupin domain-containing protein, with protein MATSQHSAQPVNLAQKASLIDAQWSPRVVAEMNDYQFKVVRIEGEFIWHSHPETDEAFLVLEGTLRIDLPEGPVYVAAGELYVVPRGVEHRTAAEGEAKLMMIEPRGILNTGHEGGERTAMNDLWI; from the coding sequence ATGGCTACGTCACAGCACTCGGCACAACCGGTAAACCTCGCGCAAAAGGCATCGCTCATCGACGCGCAGTGGAGCCCCAGGGTCGTCGCCGAAATGAACGACTACCAGTTCAAGGTGGTGCGCATCGAAGGGGAGTTCATCTGGCACTCGCACCCGGAAACCGACGAAGCGTTCCTGGTGCTCGAAGGGACGCTGCGTATCGATCTACCGGAAGGCCCGGTGTATGTGGCGGCGGGCGAGCTGTATGTGGTCCCGCGTGGCGTTGAACATCGGACCGCCGCCGAAGGTGAGGCGAAGCTGATGATGATTGAGCCTCGGGGCATTTTGAATACCGGCCATGAAGGCGGTGAACGTACGGCCATGAATGATCTGTGGATCTGA
- a CDS encoding YeeE/YedE family protein: MTLSAQFTPWTALLGGALIGLSAGLFILLNGRIAGISGLLGSLLSRRGEGRGEKLLFVLGLLVSPWIWSLFAKLPESSFQAGGYALVLAGLLVGIGTRYGAGCTSGHGICGLSRWSLRSLVAVGCFMGSGFAGVYFIRHGLGA, translated from the coding sequence ATGACCCTCTCCGCCCAGTTCACCCCCTGGACCGCCCTGCTCGGCGGCGCCCTGATCGGTTTGTCCGCAGGCCTGTTCATCCTGCTCAACGGCCGCATCGCCGGGATCAGCGGCCTGCTCGGCAGCCTGCTCTCCAGGCGCGGCGAAGGACGTGGGGAGAAACTGCTGTTTGTGCTCGGGCTGCTGGTCTCGCCCTGGATCTGGTCGTTGTTTGCCAAGCTGCCTGAGTCATCGTTCCAGGCCGGTGGCTACGCGCTGGTGCTGGCCGGGTTATTGGTCGGCATCGGCACGCGCTATGGCGCCGGTTGTACCAGTGGGCATGGCATCTGCGGGCTTTCGCGGTGGTCGCTGCGCTCGCTGGTAGCGGTCGGTTGTTTCATGGGCAGCGGGTTTGCCGGTGTCTACTTCATCCGCCACGGGCTGGGAGCCTGA
- a CDS encoding LysR family transcriptional regulator, with product MPSSDLQIDWLKCFVAVVDAGSLSAAAHEVNRSQSAVSMQMKKLEAALGRPLLSRGPRHLQLTDDGQTLLGYARRMLALHAETQAAFNGEAITGRIRLGVAEDYAAKYLTPLLKRFSPRYAGVEIELTCEQSTTLIPRVRSGDLDLALVSRDSPHSGTFLFKEPMVWVGSPQFELWRRDPLPIAVYESESLARRYAVHSLAQQGRQFKVVYNSSSLAGQVAAVEGGLAIAAITQCTVQPSLQVLSSEHGLGSIAPMEVSILRSRASRGAKAVNSLHAFIINALRVQV from the coding sequence ATGCCCTCCAGCGATTTGCAGATCGATTGGCTCAAGTGCTTCGTGGCGGTGGTAGACGCCGGTTCGCTGTCGGCTGCGGCCCATGAGGTCAATCGCTCGCAGTCCGCCGTCAGCATGCAGATGAAGAAGCTCGAAGCCGCCCTTGGACGCCCGCTGTTGAGCCGTGGCCCAAGGCATCTGCAACTCACCGATGACGGCCAGACGCTGCTCGGCTATGCCCGTCGCATGCTCGCACTGCACGCGGAAACCCAGGCGGCCTTTAACGGGGAAGCGATCACCGGGCGAATCCGCCTGGGCGTCGCGGAGGACTATGCGGCGAAATACCTCACGCCGCTGCTGAAGCGTTTTTCACCGCGCTACGCCGGTGTGGAAATAGAACTGACCTGCGAGCAGTCAACCACGCTGATCCCGCGTGTGCGCAGCGGCGATCTTGATCTTGCGCTGGTGTCCAGGGACTCGCCCCACAGCGGCACCTTTCTGTTCAAGGAACCCATGGTCTGGGTGGGCTCGCCCCAGTTCGAACTGTGGCGGCGCGACCCGCTGCCTATCGCCGTCTACGAAAGTGAAAGCCTGGCGCGGCGTTATGCGGTGCATTCACTGGCCCAGCAAGGGCGACAATTCAAGGTGGTCTACAACAGTTCCAGCCTCGCCGGCCAGGTGGCCGCGGTGGAAGGTGGGCTGGCGATTGCCGCGATCACGCAGTGCACCGTGCAGCCATCACTGCAGGTGTTGAGCAGCGAGCATGGCTTGGGAAGCATTGCGCCCATGGAGGTTTCGATTCTGCGTAGCCGAGCTTCTCGGGGGGCCAAGGCGGTTAATAGCCTGCATGCGTTTATCATCAATGCGCTAAGAGTTCAGGTGTAG
- a CDS encoding LysE family translocator, which produces MPFDTWLLYLMTCFGIAVVPGPNALLVLTHGALHGSRRTLFTISGGVLGFALVLTLCALGLGALIQASASGFTALKVAGGLYLIWLGFGLWRAPPVSLEASGTISLRRWSLFRQGLVSAISNPKALLLFTAFIPPFLDPHRSIIAQTAAIALTYAVVEFVVEYLVASAANRIRPWLARTGRRFNKVCGGFFVLFGLALPVHS; this is translated from the coding sequence ATGCCCTTTGATACCTGGTTGCTCTACCTGATGACGTGCTTCGGCATCGCCGTGGTACCAGGGCCCAATGCATTACTGGTGCTGACCCATGGGGCCCTGCACGGCAGTCGCCGGACGCTGTTCACCATCAGCGGCGGCGTGCTCGGTTTTGCCCTGGTGCTGACGCTGTGCGCGCTGGGCCTGGGGGCACTGATCCAGGCATCGGCCAGTGGGTTCACCGCCTTGAAGGTGGCCGGCGGGCTCTACCTGATCTGGCTCGGTTTCGGCCTGTGGCGCGCGCCCCCCGTCAGCCTTGAGGCCAGCGGCACAATCAGCTTGCGGCGCTGGTCGCTGTTCCGCCAAGGGCTGGTCTCGGCGATTTCAAACCCCAAGGCACTGCTGCTGTTCACCGCGTTTATCCCACCGTTTCTGGACCCGCATAGAAGCATCATCGCGCAGACGGCTGCCATCGCGCTGACCTACGCCGTGGTGGAATTCGTCGTTGAGTACCTGGTGGCCAGCGCAGCCAACCGCATCCGGCCCTGGCTGGCCCGCACCGGGCGCCGATTCAATAAAGTCTGCGGTGGTTTTTTTGTACTGTTTGGGTTGGCCTTGCCGGTGCATAGTTGA